In the genome of Bradyrhizobium sp. CB3481, the window AGCCGCTCATGGCGGTTGCTCCGAGGCATCAGTTGCTTTGGGTGGCCTCGAAATTTCTCTGCATCTTCTCGACGATCTGGTCGATCGAGAAGCTCGACGGCCGTTGACTCGGCGGAAATTCCTTGAAGGTCGCGAGGAATTTCCCCACGAGCGGCTGCGAGGCTATGAAGACGCCGGCCGAGTTTCTTATGATCCAATCGTAGTAGGAGTTCGAAGTGATGTCGGCGCGCTCGTAGGGATCCGAGCGCAGGTCGAACACCTTCGGCAGCCGCAATTTCGTGAACGGTTCGGCCCAGATGCGCATCGTGCCCGGGGCGCGCTGCTCCTCGAAGACGACTTTCCAATTTTCGTAGCGCACGTTGACGAGGTCGCCGTCGTCATTGAAGTAGAAGAATTCCTTGCGAGCGCTACGCGGCTCTTGGCCGGTGAGATGAGCGAGTTGGCTGTACCCGTCCAAATGGACCTTGAAGGTCTTGCCGACCGCCTGGTAGCCGTCGAGGAGCTTTGTCTTGATGTTGGGCTCGCCTGCCGCCGCAAGGAGCGTCGGAAACCAGTCGAGTCCGCTGACGATTTCGTTCGAGATCGACCCCGCCTGAACGTGACCCGGCCAGCGGATCATGCAGGGGACGCGGAAAGCACCTTCCCAGTTGGTATTCTTCTCGCTGCGGAACGGTGTCGTCGCTGCATCCGGCCAGGAATTCTGATGCGGGCCGTTGTCCGTCGTGTAGAGCACGATGGTATCGTCGGCTATGCCGAGATCGTCGAGCACCTTGAGGATCGTCCCAACGGTCCTGTCGTGCTCGATCATCCCGTCGTTGTATTCCGTGCGGGCGGTGAGACCTGGCTGGTCCCGGTGCTCTTCGCGCACATGTGTGAAGAGGTGCATGCGCGTCGAGTTGTACCAGCAGAAGAAAGGCGTGTTCGCCTGCGACTGCCGCCTGATGAAGTCGATGGCGGCCGCCGACGTCTCGTCGTCGATCGTCTCCATACGCTTTTTGGTGAGCGGGCCGGTATCCTCGATGGTCTGCTTGCCGATGCGCCCCCAGCGCGGTTCCTCGGTCGGATCGTCGCGGTCGGTCGCCTTGCAGCGCAAGACGCCGCGGGGTCCGAGCGCCGCCCGAAACTGTGCGTCGCGCGGATAAGTGCGCTGCTCGGGTTCTTCCTCCGCGTTGAGGTGATAGAGGTTGCCGAAGAACTCGTCGAAGCCGTGCACTGTCGGAAGGTATTCGTTGCGATCGCCGAGA includes:
- a CDS encoding arylsulfatase, which produces MSAEAEDKKTAQTARQPIDRRNLLLGTSSLIAAAALLSDALAQAQKAAPTAASGRKPNILVIFGDDIGQTNVSAYSFGLMGYRTPNIDRIAKEGMMFTDYYAEQSCTAGRSSFITGQCTLRTGLSKVGKPGDTVGLQARDITIAQALKPLGYATGQFGKNHLGDRNEYLPTVHGFDEFFGNLYHLNAEEEPEQRTYPRDAQFRAALGPRGVLRCKATDRDDPTEEPRWGRIGKQTIEDTGPLTKKRMETIDDETSAAAIDFIRRQSQANTPFFCWYNSTRMHLFTHVREEHRDQPGLTARTEYNDGMIEHDRTVGTILKVLDDLGIADDTIVLYTTDNGPHQNSWPDAATTPFRSEKNTNWEGAFRVPCMIRWPGHVQAGSISNEIVSGLDWFPTLLAAAGEPNIKTKLLDGYQAVGKTFKVHLDGYSQLAHLTGQEPRSARKEFFYFNDDGDLVNVRYENWKVVFEEQRAPGTMRIWAEPFTKLRLPKVFDLRSDPYERADITSNSYYDWIIRNSAGVFIASQPLVGKFLATFKEFPPSQRPSSFSIDQIVEKMQRNFEATQSN